From one Desulfonatronovibrio magnus genomic stretch:
- the rpsU gene encoding 30S ribosomal protein S21: MPGVILGENDNFDYALRKFKKQVEKAGILSELKKRQHYEKPSIQKKKKEAAARKRLMKKMRKMQMM; encoded by the coding sequence GTGCCCGGAGTTATTCTTGGAGAAAATGACAACTTTGACTATGCGTTGCGTAAGTTCAAAAAACAGGTTGAAAAGGCTGGTATCCTTTCAGAACTGAAGAAAAGACAACATTATGAAAAACCCAGTATTCAGAAGAAGAAAAAAGAAGCCGCAGCAAGAAAAAGATTAATGAAAAAAATGCGTAAGATGCAAATGATGTAA
- a CDS encoding GatB/YqeY domain-containing protein, with amino-acid sequence MLLAEKIEKDFITAYKSRQSDKVAVLRMLKTAIKNKHVELKRELTDAETAEVLIKQVKQRQESIRQYTQAGRDDLSLKEQSELDIINTYLPSALTPDEMRKVATETIQELGVKDMKGMGTVMKAITQKYPGQTDGRELSAIVKELLSS; translated from the coding sequence ATGCTACTTGCCGAAAAGATTGAGAAAGACTTTATTACTGCTTATAAAAGCAGGCAGAGCGACAAGGTGGCTGTCTTGAGGATGCTTAAGACAGCCATTAAAAATAAGCATGTCGAGCTCAAAAGAGAATTGACCGATGCCGAGACCGCCGAGGTCTTGATCAAACAGGTTAAACAACGCCAGGAGTCCATTCGACAGTATACTCAGGCTGGAAGAGACGACTTGAGTCTAAAAGAACAGAGCGAACTTGACATCATAAACACCTACCTACCATCTGCGCTCACACCGGATGAAATGAGAAAAGTTGCCACCGAGACAATACAGGAACTTGGCGTGAAGGATATGAAAGGAATGGGCACAGTTATGAAAGCCATCACTCAGAAATATCCAGGGCAGACCGATGGGCGTGAATTGAGCGCCATAGTAAAAGAATTGCTATCATCCTGA
- the dnaG gene encoding DNA primase codes for MAVIDSNTIAEIKSKLSIVDIISRYIELRPVGDRWSAPCPFHEETKPSFTVSPDKGFYYCFGCQAAGDIIEFYKNINGLDFSEAVRQLASEAGVEISLEKSEENIEKKNNVSIAQEINSLAGKFFMDCLWSSQGEEARKYLSARKISQEIVRSFRLGWSPDGWQELTNFLGRRKFSPEHGVMAGVLSQNNRGRIYDRFRARLIFPIISLSGMVVAFGGRVIGEGEPKYLNSSENPVYTKGEHLYGLYQARKHITQTRKVFLTEGYLDVLALHQYGFANSCGVLGTALTRAQVRRLSGLCREVIVLFDGDQAGRKAAFRSAAMILSAGLKCQVLNFPDSEDAHSILVQNGADHFDELLKQTDEGLRYCLSFLNADSSPKEMMAWVNGFLGGLKDFSLKTYYIPKVAGLLGLTETELRKGLKDKQPGKRPPRAEGKDNENVHKPCLRDLEILTFAVCFPEYRNHLDQKNLDIVLSSSWSRTFWNKIKTKSDKDEEHGFDAGELDFYYRARMQESSLKVNKEEIFNELSGFIDENYLTLIRQNYKQALIRAQKNNDKDEIKRILRMMQSVYNDKIKSI; via the coding sequence ATGGCGGTCATAGACTCAAATACAATAGCTGAAATTAAGTCAAAGCTGTCCATAGTCGATATCATCAGCAGATATATTGAACTTAGACCTGTGGGAGACAGATGGTCAGCTCCATGCCCTTTTCACGAAGAAACAAAGCCCTCATTCACGGTTAGCCCTGATAAGGGCTTTTATTATTGCTTCGGGTGTCAGGCTGCAGGGGATATCATTGAATTTTATAAAAATATCAATGGATTGGATTTTTCTGAAGCAGTGCGCCAACTGGCTTCGGAAGCAGGGGTAGAGATTTCCTTAGAGAAATCAGAAGAAAATATTGAGAAAAAAAACAATGTCAGCATTGCCCAGGAAATCAACTCCTTAGCCGGAAAATTTTTTATGGATTGCCTCTGGTCCAGTCAGGGAGAGGAAGCCCGAAAATATTTAAGCGCACGTAAAATATCTCAGGAAATTGTCAGATCTTTTCGACTGGGATGGAGTCCGGATGGCTGGCAGGAATTGACTAACTTTCTTGGTCGGAGAAAATTTTCTCCTGAACACGGTGTCATGGCCGGAGTGCTCAGCCAGAATAATCGGGGTCGCATATATGATCGTTTTAGAGCCAGGCTGATATTTCCCATCATCAGTCTGTCTGGCATGGTCGTGGCCTTTGGTGGGCGGGTAATCGGCGAGGGAGAGCCCAAATATCTCAACAGCAGTGAAAATCCAGTATATACAAAAGGAGAACATCTCTACGGCCTGTATCAGGCAAGAAAGCACATAACTCAGACCAGAAAGGTTTTTCTTACAGAAGGTTATCTCGATGTCCTGGCCCTGCACCAGTATGGATTTGCCAACAGTTGTGGGGTATTAGGAACAGCTCTGACCAGAGCTCAGGTTCGACGTCTCTCTGGATTATGCCGTGAAGTGATTGTTTTGTTTGATGGTGACCAGGCCGGCAGAAAAGCTGCTTTCAGGAGTGCGGCCATGATTCTCAGTGCTGGCCTCAAGTGTCAGGTCCTAAACTTTCCAGACTCTGAAGATGCTCACAGCATTCTGGTGCAAAATGGGGCTGACCATTTTGACGAACTGCTTAAACAGACTGATGAGGGCCTGAGATATTGTCTGTCATTTCTTAATGCTGACAGTTCTCCAAAAGAGATGATGGCCTGGGTAAACGGTTTTCTTGGAGGGCTTAAGGATTTCTCCCTGAAAACATATTATATCCCCAAAGTAGCAGGGCTTTTGGGGCTCACCGAAACAGAGCTTAGAAAGGGCCTCAAGGATAAGCAGCCCGGAAAAAGACCACCCCGTGCAGAGGGAAAAGATAATGAGAATGTTCACAAGCCATGTCTGAGAGATCTGGAGATACTGACTTTTGCTGTTTGTTTTCCTGAATACAGAAATCATCTGGACCAGAAAAACCTTGATATTGTTTTAAGCTCCAGCTGGTCCAGAACGTTCTGGAACAAAATAAAGACCAAGTCGGACAAGGATGAAGAACATGGTTTTGACGCTGGAGAACTGGACTTTTATTACCGTGCCAGGATGCAGGAGTCGTCTCTAAAAGTAAATAAGGAGGAAATTTTTAATGAATTGTCAGGGTTCATTGATGAAAACTACCTGACCTTGATTAGGCAAAATTACAAGCAGGCCCTGATCAGGGCCCAAAAAAACAATGACAAAGATGAAATTAAAAGAATCCTTCGCATGATGCAGAGTGTGTATAATGATAAAATCAAATCAATATAG
- a CDS encoding endonuclease MutS2, giving the protein MEQKTITLLEFNKVLRHLSNEAVSSSGKEACLNTAVITSSEELTSKTEFLREVMSCCAECGLTINSFPDISSSLNRVRQTDHIVQLEEFWEIRAFLQQANDFIALIDNLDSQRFVRISETRIDQTWPDKLFSALLRCISSTGEISDESSPGLYSIREEIRSIRHQCSKKVNESLTHSNISHYLQDEYLTISSDRYVLALKSNFKGKLQGIIHDYSQTGETCYFEPFYLTELNNNLQKLKRQEREELNRVLEYLTDVFRQAQPGLDLLLQWMVMMDVMLAKVKFARKLNASFLDISKESRALRLKNVRHPLLVLGGFDAVPVNIELDEGQHALVVSGGNAGGKTVCLKTLGLAALMALCALPVPAAEGSSIPMWNKIYVSMVSEQSVEDSLSTFTAQIDHFTKFWPHVDAGTLIILDEFGVGTDPGQGAALAQAVVDELVEKGAWVATATHFPSLKAYALSRKEVRAASVLFDNITGKPLYRLAYDQVGASLALDVARKQGLASEIISRAEEYMLIDGQKQDEIFARLNDLAVRREHKLQDLSEQEKKFQKKYSKMLSDLNREKQELISEVRNCSKQILDQWEKQKIGRKKALKEMSSLRSKLESQSQQEKISPQKCTTWEDVSPGDRFIYQPWQKQGVIQEMDDRKKQVKIDLGGISLWVRPDTLVSVQTNETQTQHTFSRAADKVMPLRLDLRGKYSDEALQELEHYLDRAVLEGRKNIEIIHGKGTGALREAVHHHLKHSPMVQSFACASEESGGAGMTEVELQ; this is encoded by the coding sequence ATGGAACAAAAAACCATCACTCTGCTGGAGTTTAATAAAGTCCTGCGGCATTTGAGTAATGAAGCTGTTTCCTCTTCCGGAAAGGAAGCCTGCTTAAATACTGCCGTGATCACTTCTTCAGAAGAATTGACTTCCAAGACTGAATTCTTGCGGGAAGTCATGTCTTGTTGTGCTGAATGCGGATTAACCATAAATTCATTCCCGGACATTTCTTCCAGCCTGAACAGGGTAAGGCAGACAGACCATATTGTGCAACTGGAAGAATTCTGGGAAATAAGGGCATTTTTACAGCAGGCTAATGATTTTATTGCTCTCATTGACAACCTGGACTCACAAAGATTTGTCAGAATCAGTGAGACAAGGATTGATCAGACATGGCCGGACAAACTTTTCTCTGCGCTCCTCAGGTGCATCAGCAGTACTGGGGAGATAAGCGATGAAAGTTCTCCAGGGCTGTATTCCATAAGAGAAGAGATAAGGTCCATAAGGCATCAATGCTCTAAAAAAGTGAATGAGTCCCTGACCCATTCCAATATCTCTCATTATCTGCAGGATGAATACCTGACCATTTCTTCAGACAGATATGTGCTGGCGCTGAAGTCCAACTTTAAAGGCAAGCTGCAGGGGATTATCCATGATTATTCCCAGACCGGCGAAACCTGCTATTTTGAACCGTTTTATCTCACCGAACTTAACAACAATCTTCAAAAACTCAAAAGACAGGAACGAGAGGAACTTAATCGAGTTCTTGAGTATCTGACAGATGTTTTTCGCCAGGCACAGCCCGGTCTTGATCTCTTGCTGCAGTGGATGGTCATGATGGATGTCATGCTGGCCAAGGTCAAGTTTGCCCGTAAACTCAATGCTTCCTTTTTAGATATCTCCAAAGAAAGCCGTGCTCTGCGGCTGAAAAATGTACGGCATCCATTGCTGGTGCTGGGTGGCTTCGATGCTGTACCTGTAAATATTGAGCTGGATGAAGGCCAGCATGCGCTGGTGGTATCCGGAGGTAATGCCGGAGGCAAAACGGTTTGCCTTAAAACACTGGGGCTGGCAGCTTTGATGGCCTTGTGCGCCTTACCGGTCCCTGCGGCTGAAGGCAGTTCCATTCCCATGTGGAACAAAATTTATGTTTCCATGGTTTCTGAGCAAAGTGTAGAAGACAGCCTGAGCACCTTCACTGCTCAAATTGATCATTTCACAAAATTCTGGCCACATGTTGATGCCGGAACACTAATTATTCTGGACGAATTTGGTGTGGGCACAGATCCCGGTCAGGGAGCTGCACTGGCCCAGGCCGTTGTTGACGAACTGGTGGAAAAAGGAGCATGGGTGGCTACTGCTACACACTTTCCATCATTGAAAGCTTACGCACTATCCAGGAAAGAGGTGCGTGCTGCTTCTGTCCTTTTTGATAATATCACAGGCAAGCCTTTATACCGGTTAGCCTATGACCAGGTTGGGGCCAGCCTGGCTCTGGATGTGGCTAGAAAACAGGGGCTTGCTTCAGAGATTATATCCAGGGCTGAAGAGTACATGCTCATTGACGGTCAGAAACAGGATGAAATTTTTGCAAGGCTCAATGACCTTGCAGTAAGGCGAGAACATAAGCTGCAGGATCTTTCTGAGCAGGAAAAGAAGTTTCAGAAAAAGTACAGCAAAATGTTGTCAGATTTAAACCGTGAAAAGCAGGAATTGATCAGTGAGGTCCGAAACTGCTCTAAGCAAATTCTGGATCAGTGGGAAAAGCAGAAGATCGGGCGCAAAAAAGCCTTGAAGGAAATGTCCAGCTTGAGAAGCAAGCTTGAGTCCCAGTCACAGCAAGAGAAAATCTCTCCCCAAAAATGTACTACCTGGGAAGATGTTTCCCCAGGGGACAGATTTATCTACCAGCCCTGGCAGAAACAGGGAGTAATTCAGGAAATGGATGACAGGAAAAAGCAGGTCAAGATTGATCTGGGAGGTATATCTCTCTGGGTCAGGCCAGATACTCTTGTTTCTGTCCAGACAAATGAGACTCAAACTCAACATACCTTTTCCAGAGCTGCGGATAAAGTTATGCCGCTGCGACTCGACCTCAGGGGTAAATATTCAGATGAAGCGTTGCAGGAACTTGAACATTATCTGGACCGGGCTGTGCTTGAGGGGCGAAAAAATATAGAAATTATTCATGGCAAAGGCACCGGAGCTCTGCGAGAGGCTGTTCACCATCATTTAAAGCATAGTCCTATGGTGCAAAGTTTTGCCTGCGCTTCTGAAGAATCAGGAGGTGCCGGCATGACTGAGGTGGAGTTGCAATAA
- a CDS encoding HU family DNA-binding protein has protein sequence MTKADLVSKMADKTGLTKSDSEKALNAFLDSVQETMVDEGKLTLTGFGTFAVEERKARNGRNPRTGEEIKIPACKVVKFRPGKVLKDAVK, from the coding sequence ATGACAAAAGCCGACTTGGTATCCAAAATGGCGGATAAGACCGGTCTGACGAAATCAGATTCTGAAAAGGCCCTTAATGCCTTTCTTGATTCAGTGCAGGAGACTATGGTCGATGAAGGCAAATTAACATTAACTGGTTTTGGTACTTTTGCAGTGGAAGAGCGCAAGGCGCGCAACGGTCGTAATCCCCGAACAGGTGAGGAGATTAAGATCCCGGCATGTAAGGTTGTTAAATTCCGTCCAGGCAAAGTCCTTAAGGATGCCGTAAAATAA